One region of Acidovorax sp. T1 genomic DNA includes:
- a CDS encoding flippase, with protein sequence MLTRLRHLFIKAKSHQGFRRYFANTSWMFVEQIFRMMAGLLVGIWVARYLGPTQFGVFSYAIAFTALFGSIAKLGLDGIVVRELVRDPERRDIYMGTAFWLKLIGSVAMLVVMAFAVRLTSNDAITNLYIFIIGSGTLFQSFEVVDFYFQSKVLSRFVSICKLTQLFISSLLKLCLIFADADLIWFVLVSLVDQITLALSLFLAYRYQKVGSFYRHFDLTTAKQLLRDSWPLIISGLVVMVYMRIDQIMIKEMLGEREVGLYSAATRISEVWYFIPMLLTNSLFPSIVNAKQVSEELYYKRLQKLFEFMFFMAFFVAFVLTFFSQFIINILYGKNYIEAADVFSIHIWAGVFVFLGVGAGKWFLIENLQRLNFYRILGGGVLNVSLNFLLIPKYGINGAAYATIVSQAFASVFLNIIHKKSRKIFLMQIRSVFVFNLLRR encoded by the coding sequence GTGCTAACCCGCCTTCGCCATCTTTTTATTAAGGCCAAAAGCCATCAGGGATTCCGCCGCTATTTCGCAAATACATCATGGATGTTTGTAGAACAGATTTTTCGCATGATGGCTGGTTTGCTCGTTGGTATATGGGTGGCGCGTTATTTGGGACCAACGCAGTTTGGCGTATTTAGTTATGCCATCGCATTTACCGCTTTATTTGGCAGTATTGCCAAGCTAGGGCTAGACGGGATTGTTGTTCGTGAACTCGTGCGTGATCCTGAACGGCGTGACATTTATATGGGTACGGCGTTCTGGCTAAAGCTAATTGGTTCGGTCGCAATGCTGGTTGTGATGGCGTTTGCCGTTCGATTAACTTCAAATGATGCCATCACCAACCTATATATTTTTATAATTGGCAGTGGCACCCTATTTCAATCATTTGAAGTAGTTGATTTTTATTTTCAATCAAAAGTTTTGTCCAGGTTTGTATCTATCTGCAAACTAACTCAACTCTTCATATCTTCTTTGCTAAAGCTTTGTTTGATCTTTGCAGATGCAGATTTAATATGGTTTGTATTGGTGAGTTTGGTTGATCAAATAACACTTGCCTTATCACTTTTCTTGGCTTATCGCTATCAAAAAGTTGGTAGTTTTTACCGTCATTTTGATCTGACGACAGCAAAGCAGCTGCTTCGTGATAGTTGGCCCCTTATTATTAGTGGTCTTGTTGTGATGGTCTATATGCGGATCGATCAGATCATGATTAAAGAAATGTTAGGAGAGAGAGAAGTAGGACTTTATTCGGCTGCCACTCGAATATCTGAGGTTTGGTACTTTATTCCAATGCTTCTGACTAACTCTTTATTTCCATCCATCGTTAATGCCAAGCAAGTGAGTGAGGAGTTATATTACAAAAGGTTGCAAAAGCTTTTTGAATTCATGTTTTTTATGGCATTTTTTGTGGCATTTGTGCTTACATTCTTTTCGCAATTTATTATAAATATTCTATATGGTAAAAATTACATAGAAGCGGCTGATGTTTTTTCTATACATATATGGGCAGGTGTATTTGTGTTTTTAGGGGTGGGTGCTGGTAAATGGTTTTTAATAGAAAATCTTCAACGGCTAAATTTTTATAGAATATTGGGTGGTGGTGTTCTAAATGTTTCGTTAAATTTTTTACTAATACCTAAATACGGAATTAATGGCGCAGCTTATGCAACAATCGTTTCTCAAGCGTTTGCAAGTGTTTTCTTGAATATAATTCATAAAAAATCAAGGAAAATATTTTTAATGCAAATTCGATCTGTTTTTGTATTTAATCTTCTTCGTCGATAA
- a CDS encoding glycosyltransferase family 2 protein, with protein MLIKIDAEFAPIVLFVFARPDHTRRTLDALVANKLAGESDLIIYADGARNVGEQDRVNLVRAIVNSLSGFKSVTVVEREINYGLARNIIEGVSDVCSRYGRAIVLEDDIVTSPQFLTFMNAALDRYADDSRVWHISGWNYPINTEGLGDVFLWRLMNCWGWATWADRWVQYKKEPARLVREWSSEDIHRFNLDGGQNFWEQVTRNNDGALNTWAIFWYATIFENNGFCVNPSLSYVNNIGLDGSGENCGGSNTGILLPINNVECNVFGCDIVESDIAVQRIQKYYKDQKKTLFVRVINKIARSTLGRNVL; from the coding sequence TTGTTAATTAAAATTGATGCAGAATTTGCACCCATAGTTCTTTTTGTTTTTGCGAGACCAGATCACACGCGTCGCACTTTAGATGCATTGGTAGCTAACAAGCTTGCTGGTGAAAGTGATTTAATAATTTATGCTGATGGGGCGCGCAATGTCGGAGAGCAAGATCGAGTCAATTTAGTTCGTGCCATAGTCAATTCTTTGAGTGGATTCAAGTCGGTTACTGTTGTTGAGCGCGAAATAAACTATGGCCTTGCACGAAATATTATTGAAGGCGTCTCTGATGTTTGTAGTCGCTACGGACGTGCAATCGTTCTTGAAGATGATATTGTGACCAGCCCACAATTCTTAACCTTCATGAATGCAGCGCTTGATAGATATGCGGATGATTCACGCGTTTGGCATATTAGTGGATGGAACTACCCAATTAATACCGAAGGGTTGGGCGATGTGTTTTTATGGCGTCTAATGAATTGTTGGGGTTGGGCAACCTGGGCCGATCGATGGGTGCAATATAAGAAAGAGCCCGCCAGGTTAGTGCGTGAATGGTCATCTGAAGATATCCATCGTTTTAATCTGGATGGGGGGCAAAATTTTTGGGAACAGGTGACGAGAAATAATGATGGGGCATTGAATACGTGGGCCATTTTTTGGTATGCAACTATTTTTGAGAATAATGGTTTTTGTGTTAATCCATCATTATCTTATGTGAATAATATTGGATTGGATGGCAGTGGCGAGAATTGTGGCGGCAGCAATACTGGAATCCTATTGCCAATTAACAATGTCGAGTGTAATGTGTTTGGGTGTGATATTGTAGAAAGTGATATTGCTGTTCAGCGAATTCAGAAATATTATAAAGATCAAAAGAAAACGCTCTTTGTACGCGTAATCAATAAGATTGCAAGATCAACCTTGGGTAGAAATGTTTTATGA
- a CDS encoding glycosyltransferase family 4 protein — MMKVFHLNHSDINGGAARAAYRIHHALRNHNVNSRMLVNSTKAGDWTVDGPKSKIAKAVALIRSPLASLLTKTLKTENSIIHSPAIVPSRWSNNLNSSNADVIHLHWINSEMMSISDIGNIKKPVVWTLHDMWAFCGAEHVTTDYRWRDGYTARNRPSHEAGFDLNRWTATRKLKHWKRPMHIVTPSRWLADCAKESVLMRDWPITVIPNAIDTDTWQPVDKALARSLLQLPPDVPLLLFGAWGGTGDAHKGFDLLQSALNHLRGQLPGLELVIFGQLAPQESVDMGFPVHYTGHLHDDVSMRLLYSAADVMVIPSRIDNLPNTGVEAHACGTPVVAFDACGLPDIVVHQQTGYLAKPYSTDDLARGIEWVLSKRDTHHATISINARKRAVDLWSSSIVAKQYMNLYGSIAFGR; from the coding sequence ATGATGAAGGTTTTTCATCTCAACCATTCTGATATCAATGGGGGGGCTGCCCGTGCTGCCTATCGCATTCATCATGCACTGCGTAATCATAATGTTAACTCCCGAATGCTTGTCAACAGCACTAAGGCGGGCGACTGGACAGTAGATGGTCCAAAGAGCAAAATTGCTAAGGCTGTGGCGTTAATCCGTAGTCCGTTGGCTAGCCTACTAACCAAAACACTGAAAACCGAAAATTCCATCATTCATTCTCCAGCCATAGTGCCTTCACGCTGGAGTAATAATCTCAATTCATCCAATGCAGATGTTATTCACTTGCACTGGATTAATAGTGAAATGATGTCCATTTCAGACATTGGAAATATTAAGAAGCCCGTAGTTTGGACTCTGCACGATATGTGGGCTTTTTGTGGCGCTGAACACGTCACAACGGATTATCGATGGCGTGATGGCTACACGGCTAGGAACCGCCCAAGCCATGAGGCCGGGTTTGATCTGAACCGCTGGACGGCAACGCGCAAGCTTAAGCATTGGAAACGTCCCATGCACATCGTCACGCCCAGTCGCTGGTTGGCTGACTGTGCAAAGGAAAGCGTACTGATGCGTGATTGGCCGATAACGGTTATACCCAATGCCATAGATACTGATACATGGCAGCCTGTGGATAAAGCTCTGGCCCGGTCACTGTTACAGTTGCCCCCCGATGTCCCACTACTGCTGTTTGGCGCATGGGGTGGCACTGGTGATGCACACAAAGGTTTTGACTTGCTGCAATCTGCTCTTAACCACTTGCGTGGTCAATTGCCTGGCCTGGAATTGGTTATTTTTGGTCAATTAGCCCCCCAAGAGTCGGTAGACATGGGCTTTCCCGTCCACTACACCGGTCACCTGCACGATGACGTGAGCATGCGCCTGCTCTACAGTGCGGCTGATGTCATGGTCATCCCCTCGCGCATTGACAATCTCCCGAACACCGGCGTTGAGGCCCACGCCTGCGGCACACCCGTAGTTGCGTTCGACGCCTGTGGATTGCCGGACATTGTGGTCCACCAGCAAACTGGCTATTTGGCTAAGCCTTATAGCACTGACGATTTGGCTCGTGGAATTGAATGGGTTCTATCTAAAAGAGATACCCACCATGCAACAATTTCCATTAATGCTCGGAAAAGAGCTGTTGATTTATGGTCCTCAAGTATTGTTGCGAAACAATATATGAATTTGTATGGAAGTATTGCTTTTGGGCGATAG
- a CDS encoding oligosaccharide repeat unit polymerase: protein MVNPFSVVYGWWLFWLVVSSFGFGGMDLPSANFYYFPSILFVSASVGTFFAKLVSAKQDKSEKFVKFNALLTKRIYKITVILGILIIPFLYKSIGLLNGYGDDLASYRNDSLGSASEKSLIFGSVLSYVFYGSIFTPLLYFCAIYGVLDFIIYRRWIVLLSSSVLMFFDGVITFGRFAFYQILVIFILSKWLCKLPNKRLSLPNLKNSADLANKSGKWLMLGVLGFGLLITLLRLGDGQSLLAVVHHFVNYHTVGFVLFDKELQNNSSQLNSLITYGRASFGGIDEYLVLLTRQAFFPGLEPVKHVIGTYLNKFTLVGATSDGLPLIYNAYYTAIYTLYLDAGFFGVALGGAIFGFSVFVCARSWSKNMNLFSLFRLLLLLYLGFFSIFNSPLEGHRFWIPFLMTYVFQKFMRKNFRLGIYK from the coding sequence ATGGTTAATCCATTTTCGGTTGTTTATGGATGGTGGTTGTTCTGGTTGGTTGTTTCGTCTTTTGGCTTTGGCGGAATGGATTTGCCGAGTGCCAATTTTTATTATTTTCCATCTATATTATTTGTTTCGGCCTCAGTTGGTACATTTTTTGCAAAATTGGTGAGCGCCAAGCAGGATAAGTCAGAAAAATTTGTTAAATTTAATGCGTTATTAACAAAAAGAATTTACAAGATAACTGTAATTTTGGGAATTTTAATTATTCCATTCTTGTATAAATCGATTGGGTTGCTTAATGGTTACGGCGACGATTTGGCAAGCTATCGGAATGATTCTCTTGGTTCAGCTTCAGAAAAGAGTTTGATTTTTGGTAGTGTTTTGTCTTATGTTTTTTATGGATCGATATTTACACCATTATTGTACTTTTGTGCCATTTATGGTGTTTTGGATTTTATTATTTATCGGCGCTGGATTGTGCTTCTTTCATCATCTGTGTTGATGTTTTTTGATGGGGTTATAACTTTTGGGCGATTTGCATTTTATCAGATATTGGTAATTTTTATATTGTCAAAGTGGTTATGTAAATTGCCGAATAAAAGATTGAGCTTGCCTAATTTGAAGAACAGTGCAGATTTAGCGAATAAATCTGGGAAGTGGTTGATGCTAGGAGTTCTTGGTTTTGGGCTTTTAATTACTTTGCTACGATTGGGGGATGGCCAATCATTGTTGGCTGTTGTTCATCACTTTGTTAATTACCATACAGTGGGATTTGTTTTATTTGATAAAGAATTGCAAAATAATTCTTCACAATTAAATTCATTGATAACTTATGGTAGGGCGTCGTTTGGTGGGATTGACGAATACTTGGTATTATTAACCCGGCAGGCTTTTTTTCCTGGCTTGGAGCCCGTCAAGCATGTAATTGGAACATATTTGAATAAATTCACGCTTGTTGGTGCGACTTCCGATGGTTTGCCTTTAATTTATAATGCTTATTACACTGCTATTTATACTCTTTATCTAGATGCTGGTTTTTTTGGTGTTGCTCTTGGCGGTGCTATTTTTGGGTTTTCCGTTTTTGTTTGTGCTCGATCTTGGTCAAAAAATATGAATTTATTTTCATTGTTTCGGCTTCTGTTGCTATTGTATTTGGGTTTTTTCTCGATATTTAACAGTCCGCTTGAGGGTCATAGATTTTGGATTCCATTTCTGATGACTTACGTCTTTCAGAAATTTATGAGGAAGAATTTTAGACTGGGGATTTACAAATGA
- a CDS encoding glycosyltransferase — MTASGDRLSSEMPKISVLSATYNVADSIEVLIDSLNAQTSSDFEWIVADGGSVDGTIELIKERANFPVSVINGPDFGIYDALNKAVKLARGDFYVVAGADDSFSFDAIDQYIKLIYSTEADIVTATVSSNGVMLLPQRGLPWLRGQNAYISNHSVGVAIRRSLHERFGFYSKKFPIAADQLFIKTVCSNKDVNIISGNFTAGEFSGLGVSSVDIAGLLTESFRVQLLTEKFRFIQFFLLLYRVINNFHKL, encoded by the coding sequence ATGACTGCATCTGGTGACAGATTATCCAGTGAGATGCCAAAAATATCTGTTCTTTCCGCGACATATAATGTTGCTGATTCCATTGAGGTGCTGATTGATTCGCTAAATGCTCAGACTAGCTCGGATTTTGAGTGGATAGTTGCAGATGGTGGTTCTGTGGATGGGACGATTGAATTAATTAAAGAGCGTGCAAACTTTCCGGTTTCAGTAATCAATGGTCCAGACTTTGGAATATATGATGCTTTAAATAAAGCGGTTAAATTGGCTCGCGGCGATTTTTATGTTGTCGCAGGCGCGGACGATAGTTTTTCTTTTGATGCCATTGATCAATATATAAAATTAATTTATTCTACTGAAGCCGATATTGTTACTGCTACTGTGTCCAGTAATGGTGTAATGCTTTTGCCACAGCGTGGGTTGCCATGGCTTAGAGGACAGAATGCATACATATCTAATCACTCAGTTGGTGTTGCAATTCGTCGCTCATTGCATGAGCGGTTTGGCTTCTATAGCAAAAAATTTCCAATTGCTGCCGATCAATTATTTATTAAGACTGTTTGTTCTAATAAAGATGTAAATATTATTTCTGGCAATTTCACTGCTGGAGAGTTTTCGGGATTGGGCGTTTCGTCTGTTGATATTGCTGGATTGCTGACTGAGTCCTTCAGAGTACAGTTGCTAACCGAAAAATTTCGATTTATTCAGTTTTTCCTATTGCTTTATCGGGTCATTAATAATTTTCATAAATTATAA
- a CDS encoding glycosyltransferase family 4 protein, giving the protein MKILFILSNISFPPVEGAHEQTLRVIDGLSKRGYRCSLLVICKKSLSFDQKSFCENYPNLTLLKVFEDSSSYSSALLFRMMRTVGGGVWRDEVRDKFLKCQSDFDLVHAEGIPLAPLVFSSINIPFVLSVVDAWSLRQFRLGKSYGVHVKAVARFVAALVGLVAEIFLLPRAEVVHVVSSADAGYLTKLNPRIKVRDISVALPMVQNTEIAKTSDEQANSVVLKKPTLVFSGDIRVGYIRDGLVSFLVNVFPKLLCDFPGLKLLLLCRASPVGALHHLIKGDSAISVFEWVPDYAAAIKSADIVVLPDANGTGQKNRTVQALSLGVPVVGSPAAFEGVGIKNWRQGVIAKTPEEFVFGIRSLLTRPSLAVKIATNAERFAISRFSLSVILSQWDNLYRDALNAKI; this is encoded by the coding sequence ATGAAAATATTGTTCATTCTTTCGAATATAAGTTTTCCTCCTGTTGAGGGGGCTCATGAGCAGACTTTGCGGGTAATTGACGGGCTTAGTAAACGTGGTTATCGATGTTCGCTTTTAGTTATTTGCAAAAAATCTCTTTCTTTTGATCAAAAAAGTTTTTGTGAAAATTATCCGAATCTGACTCTCTTGAAGGTTTTTGAGGACAGTAGTTCCTACTCATCTGCTTTGCTTTTTCGAATGATGCGGACTGTTGGTGGCGGTGTGTGGCGCGATGAAGTACGGGATAAGTTTTTGAAGTGCCAAAGTGATTTTGACTTGGTTCACGCAGAAGGCATTCCTTTGGCGCCACTTGTCTTTTCGAGCATAAATATTCCTTTTGTGCTGAGCGTAGTTGATGCCTGGTCGCTTCGGCAGTTTCGTCTGGGAAAATCTTATGGAGTGCATGTAAAAGCAGTTGCAAGATTTGTTGCTGCTTTGGTTGGCTTAGTGGCTGAAATTTTTTTGCTCCCGCGCGCGGAAGTTGTACATGTGGTTTCTTCAGCCGATGCGGGATATTTGACTAAATTGAATCCAAGGATCAAGGTCCGAGATATTTCTGTTGCTTTGCCTATGGTGCAGAATACAGAAATTGCTAAAACGTCGGATGAGCAGGCCAACAGTGTTGTTTTAAAGAAGCCGACCCTTGTTTTTTCTGGGGATATAAGAGTTGGTTATATAAGAGATGGTCTGGTGTCTTTTTTGGTGAATGTTTTTCCGAAGCTACTTTGCGATTTTCCTGGCTTGAAGCTCTTGCTTTTGTGCAGGGCATCACCCGTAGGAGCGCTACATCATCTGATAAAAGGTGATAGTGCAATTTCAGTTTTCGAGTGGGTGCCAGACTATGCTGCAGCGATAAAAAGTGCAGACATTGTTGTTTTGCCTGATGCTAATGGAACAGGTCAAAAGAACAGAACCGTTCAGGCTCTTTCACTAGGTGTTCCAGTTGTGGGATCTCCGGCGGCGTTTGAGGGTGTTGGGATTAAAAATTGGCGGCAAGGAGTCATTGCTAAAACTCCTGAAGAATTTGTTTTTGGTATCCGGTCACTACTGACACGTCCTTCTTTGGCCGTTAAAATCGCTACTAATGCGGAGCGGTTTGCAATTTCAAGATTTTCGCTTTCTGTTATTTTAAGTCAATGGGATAATCTTTATCGCGATGCTTTGAATGCAAAAATATAA
- a CDS encoding putative colanic acid biosynthesis acetyltransferase — protein sequence MREYFQNLIEFRLPPHFRGRSAVAVQMWWLVQSTLFHGSPQFAYGFRRWLLRCFGARVGQGAVIRPSVTITYPWKVSIGDHAWVGDDVVLYSLGEIEIGAHAVVSQSSYLCTGDHDYTQPDFPIRARKITIGAEAWVAADVFVAPGVCIGPGAVIGARSSVFADMPGGMVCLGYPCKPVKARVSAAKTAGGAEI from the coding sequence ATGCGTGAATATTTTCAGAACTTGATCGAGTTTAGACTTCCCCCCCATTTCCGCGGCCGATCGGCCGTCGCCGTGCAAATGTGGTGGCTGGTGCAGTCCACGCTGTTTCATGGCTCGCCTCAGTTTGCCTACGGCTTCAGGCGCTGGCTGCTGCGGTGTTTTGGTGCGCGCGTGGGCCAGGGCGCAGTCATTCGCCCCAGCGTCACCATCACCTACCCGTGGAAGGTGAGCATTGGCGACCACGCCTGGGTAGGCGACGATGTGGTGCTGTACAGCCTGGGCGAGATTGAGATTGGCGCCCACGCGGTAGTGTCGCAAAGCAGCTATTTGTGCACGGGCGACCATGACTACACGCAGCCAGACTTTCCCATCCGCGCCCGCAAGATCACCATTGGGGCCGAGGCCTGGGTGGCGGCAGATGTGTTTGTGGCGCCGGGCGTGTGCATTGGGCCTGGGGCTGTGATTGGTGCGCGCAGTTCGGTGTTTGCGGATATGCCTGGGGGCATGGTTTGCCTTGGGTATCCGTGCAAGCCGGTGAAGGCGCGGGTGTCGGCTGCCAAGACGGCAGGTGGTGCTGAAATTTAG
- a CDS encoding nucleotidyltransferase family protein has product MDRTQVLKLLTQHKAALVQRFGVTNLALFGSTVRNTARPDSDVDVLIAFDGPATSARYFGVQFYLEDLLGCPVDLVTDRALRPELRPYIEKEALYV; this is encoded by the coding sequence TTGGACCGCACACAAGTTCTGAAATTACTGACTCAGCACAAAGCAGCCTTGGTCCAGCGCTTCGGCGTCACAAACCTGGCTTTGTTTGGCTCCACGGTGCGCAATACGGCGCGCCCGGATAGCGACGTGGATGTGCTAATTGCCTTCGATGGCCCCGCCACGTCGGCGCGCTATTTTGGTGTGCAGTTTTATCTGGAAGACCTGCTGGGCTGCCCGGTCGATCTGGTGACCGACAGGGCGCTGCGTCCGGAGTTGCGGCCCTATATTGAAAAAGAAGCCTTGTATGTCTGA
- a CDS encoding HepT-like ribonuclease domain-containing protein — MSDQAANSPGLRAWRFYVDDMIGFANNVLTYTEGYDQSAFEQSKLHYDATLRNLELIGEAATHIPQHVREFAPKIPWRLIVATRNRLIHGYLGIDNDTVWSIIRDNTPSLLVELCLLKNAAEANKIF; from the coding sequence ATGTCTGATCAAGCCGCAAACAGCCCTGGGCTGCGCGCCTGGCGCTTTTATGTTGACGACATGATCGGCTTTGCCAACAACGTACTGACTTATACCGAGGGCTATGACCAGTCTGCTTTTGAGCAGAGCAAGCTGCATTACGACGCAACGCTACGCAATTTGGAATTGATTGGCGAAGCTGCAACCCATATTCCACAGCATGTTCGCGAATTTGCGCCAAAAATCCCCTGGCGATTGATAGTTGCCACGCGTAATCGGTTGATTCATGGTTATCTTGGCATCGACAACGATACTGTGTGGAGCATTATTCGCGACAACACGCCGTCGCTGCTGGTTGAACTTTGCTTGCTGAAAAATGCGGCTGAGGCGAATAAAATTTTCTAA
- a CDS encoding glycosyltransferase WbuB, protein MKILLHGINFAPELTGIGKYTGEMAAWLAARGHQVRVVTAPPYYPDWAVGAGYSARTWRRERWQGVDVWRCPLWVPAQPGGAKRLLHLASFALGSLPVMLRQVLWRPDVVWVVEPALFCAPAALGVARLGGARAWLHVQDFEVDAAFDLGLLRGKFLRGLVAGAERWLMRRFDVVSTISQRMHQRLLDKGVPPARAVLAANWVDVSAITPQGSDLPRSAGTGGFRAELGIAADAVVALYSGNMGGKQGLDLLADVAKLCLALAGPAQPAIVFVFCGNGAGRADLVQRCTGLPNVRFLDLQPLARLNDLLAMADVHLLPQRADAADLVMPSKLTGMLASGRPVLATAHPGTELATVVQGCGVVVPPEDPQAMAQSLLRLAGNAALRQQLGAAGRAYALAHLDRDAVLRQFEAAALAVIGKGERGAPVRGE, encoded by the coding sequence TTGAAAATTCTTCTCCACGGCATCAATTTCGCGCCTGAGCTCACGGGCATTGGCAAATACACGGGCGAGATGGCCGCGTGGCTGGCGGCGCGCGGGCACCAGGTGCGCGTGGTTACGGCGCCGCCTTATTACCCCGACTGGGCCGTGGGCGCGGGCTATTCGGCACGCACCTGGCGGCGCGAGCGCTGGCAGGGGGTGGATGTGTGGCGCTGCCCGCTGTGGGTGCCGGCGCAGCCGGGCGGGGCCAAGCGGCTGTTGCATCTGGCCAGCTTTGCGCTGGGCAGCTTGCCGGTGATGCTGCGCCAAGTGCTGTGGCGGCCCGATGTGGTGTGGGTGGTAGAGCCCGCGCTGTTTTGCGCGCCTGCCGCGCTGGGTGTGGCGCGCCTGGGCGGGGCGCGGGCCTGGCTGCATGTGCAAGACTTTGAGGTGGATGCGGCGTTTGACTTGGGCCTGCTGCGTGGCAAGTTCTTGCGCGGGCTGGTGGCCGGGGCCGAGCGCTGGCTGATGCGCCGCTTTGATGTGGTCAGCACGATTTCGCAGCGCATGCACCAGCGGCTGCTGGACAAGGGCGTGCCCCCCGCGCGTGCGGTGCTGGCGGCCAATTGGGTGGATGTGTCGGCCATTACCCCGCAGGGCAGTGATTTGCCGCGCAGCGCTGGCACGGGCGGCTTCAGGGCCGAGCTGGGCATTGCCGCCGATGCGGTGGTGGCGCTGTATTCGGGCAACATGGGCGGCAAGCAGGGGCTGGATCTGTTGGCTGATGTGGCAAAACTGTGCCTAGCCCTTGCTGGGCCTGCGCAGCCTGCTATTGTTTTTGTGTTCTGCGGCAACGGTGCAGGCCGTGCAGACCTGGTGCAGCGCTGCACTGGCTTGCCGAATGTGCGCTTTCTGGATCTGCAGCCCCTGGCGCGGCTGAACGATCTGCTGGCCATGGCCGATGTGCACTTGCTGCCGCAGCGGGCCGACGCGGCAGACCTGGTCATGCCCAGCAAGCTCACCGGCATGCTGGCCAGCGGCCGCCCCGTGCTGGCCACAGCCCACCCAGGCACCGAGCTGGCCACGGTGGTGCAGGGCTGCGGCGTTGTGGTGCCCCCCGAAGACCCGCAGGCCATGGCGCAGTCGCTGTTGCGCCTGGCTGGCAACGCTGCGCTGCGCCAGCAGCTGGGCGCTGCAGGTCGCGCCTATGCACTGGCGCACCTGGACCGCGATGCGGTGCTGCGCCAGTTTGAAGCAGCCGCTTTGGCAGTGATTGGCAAGGGCGAGCGGGGGGCACCCGTTCGTGGTGAGTAG
- a CDS encoding VanZ family protein, producing the protein MSHQISRALIGLQLLALLVGTQMPNAWRNGAVQALHAPSWVSSTGHFVLFAGMAMVLAARPLAWSVLRTVLVLLALALLTEGLQVFAIDRHPRWVDVGIDVAGALVGVGLVKLRFLCFVRR; encoded by the coding sequence ATGTCACACCAAATTTCGCGCGCGCTGATCGGCCTGCAGCTGCTGGCCCTGCTGGTGGGCACGCAAATGCCTAACGCCTGGCGCAATGGCGCAGTGCAGGCCTTGCATGCGCCGTCATGGGTGTCTTCCACCGGGCATTTCGTGTTGTTTGCCGGCATGGCCATGGTGCTGGCCGCCCGCCCGCTGGCATGGTCCGTGCTGCGCACCGTGCTGGTGTTGCTGGCGCTGGCGTTGCTGACCGAAGGGTTGCAGGTGTTCGCCATCGACCGGCATCCGCGCTGGGTGGATGTGGGCATTGATGTGGCCGGTGCGCTGGTGGGTGTGGGGTTGGTCAAACTGAGGTTTTTATGCTTCGTTCGCCGTTAA